In Oryza sativa Japonica Group chromosome 2, ASM3414082v1, the following are encoded in one genomic region:
- the LOC4328881 gene encoding glutelin type-B 2 precursor, with protein sequence MATTIFSRFSIYFCAMLLCQGSMAQLFNPSTNPWHSPRQGSFRECRFDRLQAFEPLRKVRSEAGVTEYFDEKNELFQCTGTFVIRRVIQPQGLLVPRYSNTPGLVYIIQGRGSMGLTFPGCPATYQQQFQQFSSQGQSQSQKFRDEHQKIHQFRQGDVVALPAGVAHWFYNDGDASVVAIYVYDINNSANQLEPRQKEFLLAGNNNRVQQVYGSSIEQHSSQNIFNGFGTELLSEALGINTVAAKRLQSQNDQRGEIVHVKNGLQLLKPTLTQQQEQAQAQYQEVQYSEQQQTSSRWNGLEENFCTIKARVNIENPSRADSYNPRAGRISSVNSQKFPILNLIQMSATRVNLYQNAILSPFWNVNAHSLVYMIQGQSRVQVVSNFGKTVFDGVLRPGQLLIIPQHYAVLKKAEREGCQYIAIKTNANAFVSHLAGKNSVFRALPVDVVANAYRISREQARSIKNNRGEEHGAFTPRFQQQYYPGFSNESESETSE encoded by the exons ATGGCAACTACCATTTTCTCTCGTTTTTCTATATACTTTTGTGCTATGCTATTATGCCAGGGTTCTATGGCCCAACTATTTAATCCAAGCACAAACCCATGGCATAGTCCTCGGCAAGGAAGTTTTAGGGAGTGTAGGTTTGATAGACTACAAGCATTTGAGCCACTTCGAAAAGTAAGGTCAGAAGCTGGGGTGACTGAGTACTTCGATGAGAAGAATGAATTATTCCAATGCACAGGTACTTTTGTCATCCGACGTGTCATTCAACCTCAAGGCCTTTTGGTACCTCGATATAGCAATACTCCTGGCCTGGTCTACATCATTCAAG GGAGGGGTTCTATGGGTTTAACCTTCCCCGGTTGCCCAGCGACTTATCAGCAACAATTCCAACAATTTTCGTCTCAAGGCCAAAGTCAAAGCCAAAAGTTTAGGGATGAGCATCAAAAGATCCATCAATTTAGACAAGGAGATGTTGTTGCACTCCCAGCTGGTGTTGCACATTGGTTCTACAATGATGGTGATGCATCGGTTGTTGCCATATATGTTTATGACATAAACAACAGTGCAAATCAACTTGAACCAAGGCAAAAG GAGTTCCTATTAGCTGGTAACAACAATAGGGTTCAACAAGTATATGGCAGCTCAATTGAGCAACACTCTAGCCAAAACATATTCAACGGATTCGGTACTGAGCTACTAAGTGAGGCTTTAGGCATCAACACAGTAGCAGCAAAGAGGCTGCAGAGCCAAAATGATCAGAGAGGAGAGATCGTACATGTGAAAAATGGCCTTCAATTGTTGAAACCGACTTTGacacaacaacaagaacaagCACAAGCTCAATACCAAGAAGTTCAATATAGTGAACAACAACAAACATCTTCCCGATGGAACGGATTGGAGGAGAACTTCTGCACAATCAAGGCAAGAGTAAACATTGAAAATCCTAGTCGTGCTGATTCATACAACCCACGTGCTGGAAGGATTTCAAGTGTCAACAGCCAGAAGTTCCCCATCCTTAACCTCATCCAAATGAGTGCTACCAGAGTAAACCTATACCAG AATGCTATTCTCTCACCATTCTGGAATGTCAATGCTCATAGTTTGGTCTATATGATTCAAGGGCAATCTCGAGTTCAAGTCGTTAGTAACTTTGGAAAGACTGTGTTCGATGGTGTCCTTCGCCCTGGACAACTATTGATCATTCCACAACATTATGCTGTCTTGAAGAAAGCAGAGCGTGAAGGATGCCAATATATTGCAATCAAGACAAACGCTAACGCCTTCGTCAGCCACCTTGCAGGAAAAAACTCAGTATTCCGCGCCTTACCAGTTGATGTGGTCGCTAATGCTTACCGCATCTCACGGGAGCAAGCCCGAAGCATCAAGAACAATAGGGGAGAAGAGCACGGTGCCTTCACTCCTAGATTTCAACAACAATACTACCCAGGATTCTCGAATGAGTCCGAAAGTGAGACTTCAGAGTAA
- the LOC4328882 gene encoding uncharacterized protein: MAHPHPRPLEDDDLLAEILLRLPPRPSSLPRAAAVCARWRRLVTADPAFLRRFRAHHRRGAPLLGFFHSHRVSPSFVSTMDPPDRVPAAVGAGGRFSLRFDDFRCRILGCRDGLVLAVNPVMPRLRGCFLVWDPVSGDQRRVAFPPECDQGQTEVRNGAVFRLPGGGGGFRFQIVLVGTRHQYEAIGCIYSSETGKWGDLIATPLPHNLTRISLAVPGVRIGDSLYWLISGIPGGILEFDLNEQRLAVIDDVPMAVSDGYRRFCVVPAADGGLGFVFMSDLGSQFWRRKNDWDDDVSESGWVLEKTVQLGELLSLSPTERKGSPIVMGFSEDYNVIFLKTINGLFMVHLESMEFKRILKDCAALFIYPFASVYTAGMSIGDGHDEDGQSPAMLVYNPLNPTFSIAHLLFCPYQINPLYPFVARLGHGLVVRGLSVTLIF, translated from the exons ATGGCGCACCCGCACCCGCGGCCGCTGGAAGACGACGACCTCCTCGCCGAGATACttctccgcctcccgccgcggccctcctccctcccgcgcgccgccgccgtctgcgcGCGCTGGCGCCGCCTCGTCACCGCCGACcccgccttcctccgccgcttccgcgcccaccaccgccgcggcgcgccccTCCTCGGCTTCTTCCACAGCCACCGGGTGAGCCCCTCCTTCGTCTCCACCATGGATCCCCCCGACCGCGTCCCCGCGGCCGTGGGCGCCGGCGGGCGCTTCTCGCTGCGGTTCGACGACTTCCGCTGCAGGATCCTCGGCTGCCGCGACGGCCTCGTCCTCGCCGTCAACCCAGTGATGccgcggctgcgcggctgcttCCTCGTGTGGGACCCCGTCTCCGGCGACCAGCGCCGCGTTGCCTTCCCGCCGGAGTGCGACCAGGGACAGACCGAGGTGCGGAACGGCGCGGTGTTTCgccttcccggcggcggcggcggattccgATTCCAGATCGTTCTGGTGGGCACCCGCCATCAGTACGAAGCCATCGGTTGCATCTACTCGTCGGAGACCGGCAAATGGGGGGATCTCATCGCAACACCCCTCCCACACAATTTGACTAGGATATCCCTGGCTGTTCCCGGTGTTCGGATTGGGGATTCCCTCTACTGGTTGATTTCGGGGATTCCGGGTGGAATCCTCGAGTTCGATCTGAACGAGCAGAGGCTAGCTGTGATTGATGATGTGCCAATGGCTGTGAGTGATGGATACCGACGATTTTGTGTCGTGCCGGCAGCGGATGGTGGCCTCGGCTTCGTCTTCATGTCGGATTTGGGCTCACAATTTTGGAGGAGGAAGAATGATTGGGATGATGATGTCTCTGAGTCTGGATGGGTGCTGGAGAAAACAGTTCAATTGGGCGAGCTTCTATCCTTGAGTCCAACAGAGCGCAAGGGCTCCCCAATCGTAATGGGGTTTTCTGAGGACTATAATGTGATTTTCCTAAAGACAATTAATGGTCTCTTCATGGTCCATCTTGAGTCTATGGAGTTCAAGAGAATTTTGAAAGACTGTGCTGCCCTTTTCATTTATCCATTTGCAAGTGTTTACACTGCAG GCATGAGCATTGGTGATGGACATGATGAAGATGGACAGTCTCCAGCTATGCTAGTTTATAATCCCCTTAACCCCACATTTTCCATTGCACATCTTCTATTTTGTCCGTATCAAATAAATCCTCTATACCCATTTGTGGCTAGATTGGGCCATGGGCTAGTTGTCAGGGGTTTATCGGTCacattaatattttaa
- the LOC4328883 gene encoding glutelin type-B 1: MASSVFSRFSIYFCVLLLCHGSMAQLFNPSTNPWHSPRQGSFRECRFDRLQAFEPLRKVRSEAGVTEYFDEKNELFQCTGTFVIRRVIQPQGLLVPRYTNIPGVVYIIQGRGSMGLTFPGCPATYQQQFQQFSSQGQSQSQKFRDEHQKIHQFRQGDIVALPAGVAHWFYNDGDAPIVAVYVYDVNNNANQLEPRQKEFLLAGNNNRAQQQQVYGSSIEQHSGQNIFSGFGVEMLSEALGINAVAAKRLQSQNDQRGEIIHVKNGLQLLKPTLTQQQEQAQAQDQYQQVQYSERQQTSSRWNGLEENFCTIKVRVNIENPSRADSYNPRAGRITSVNSQKFPILNLIQMSATRVNLYQNAILSPFWNVNAHSLVYMIQGRSRVQVVSNFGKTVFDGVLRPGQLLIIPQHYAVLKKAEREGCQYIAIKTNANAFVSHLAGKNSVFRALPVDVVANAYRISREQARSLKNNRGEEHGAFTPRFQQQYYPGLSNESESETSE; the protein is encoded by the exons ATGGCGAGTTCCGTTTTCTCTCGGTTTTCTATATACTTTTGTGTTCTTCTATTATGCCATGGTTCTATGGCCCAGCTATTTAATCCCAGCACAAACCCATGGCATAGTCCTCGGCAAGGAAGTTTTAGGGAGTGTAGATTTGATAGACTACAAGCATTTGAACCACTTCGGAAAGTGAGGTCAGAAGCTGGGGTGACTGAGTACTTCGATGAGAAGAATGAATTATTCCAGTGCACGGGTACTTTTGTGATCCGACGTGTCATTCAGCCTCAAGGCCTTTTGGTACCTCGATACACAAATATTCCTGGCGTGGTCTACATCATCCAAG GGAGAGGTTCTATGGGTTTAACCTTCCCCGGTTGCCCTGCGACTTACCAGCAACAATTCCAACAATTTTCATCTCAAGGCCAAAGTCAGAGCCAAAAGTTTAGAGATGAGCACCAAAAGATTCATCAATTTAGGCAAGGAGACATTGTTGCACTCCCAGCTGGTGTTGCACATTGGTTCTACAATGATGGTGATGCACCTATTGTTGCCGTATATGTTTATGACGTAAACAACAACGCCAATCAGCTTGAACCTAGGCAAAAG GAGTTCCTATTAGCCGGCAACAACAATCGGGCTCAACAACAACAAGTATATGGTAGCTCAATTGAGCAACACTCTGGGCAAAACATATTCAGCGGATTTGGTGTTGAGATGCTAAGTGAGGCTTTAGGCATCAACGCAGTAGCAGCAAAGAGGCTACAGAGCCAAAATGATCAAAGAGGAGAGATCATACATGTGAAGAATGGCCTTCAATTGTTGAAACCGACTTTGACACAACAGCAAGAACAAGCACAAGCACAAGATCAATATCAACAAGTTCAATACAGTGAACGACAGCAAACATCTTCTCGATGGAACGGATTGGAGGAGAACTTTTGCACGATCAAGGTGAGAGTAAACATTGAAAATCCTAGTCGTGCTGATTCATACAACCCACGTGCCGGAAGGATAACAAGTGTCAATAGTCAGAAGTTCCCCATCCTTAACCTCATCCAAATGAGCGCTACCAGAGTAAACCTATACCAG AATGCTATTCTCTCGCCGTTCTGGAACGTCAATGCTCATAGTTTGGTCTATATGATTCAAGGGCGATCTCGAGTTCAAGTCGTTAGTAACTTTGGAAAGACTGTGTTTGATGGTGTCCTTCGCCCAGGACAATTATTGATCATTCCGCAACATTATGCTGTCTTGAAGAAAGCAGAGCGTGAAGGATGCCAATATATCGCAATCAAGACAAACGCTAACGCCTTCGTCAGCCACCTTGCAGGGAAAAACTCAGTATTCCGTGCCTTGCCAGTTGATGTAGTCGCTAATGCGTATCGCATCTCAAGGGAGCAAGCCCGAAGCCTCAAGAACAACAGGGGAGAAGAGCACGGTGCCTTCACTCCTAGATTTCAACAACAATACTACCCAGGATTATCGAATGAGTCCGAAAGCGAGACCTCAGAGTAA